From a single Micromonospora pallida genomic region:
- a CDS encoding cupin — protein MSMELGPVGQEIVLENDKVRVWHIRLAPGEQQPLHRHDHPYLVIAVQGGKNVIQTIDGTRIDADEPTGGVVYRDPGAVHMLTNVGDTTYLARLVELK, from the coding sequence ATGAGCATGGAACTGGGCCCGGTGGGCCAGGAAATCGTCCTGGAGAACGACAAGGTCCGGGTCTGGCACATCCGCCTCGCACCGGGCGAGCAGCAGCCGCTGCACCGCCACGACCACCCGTACCTGGTCATCGCGGTGCAGGGCGGGAAGAACGTCATCCAGACCATCGACGGGACGCGGATCGACGCCGACGAGCCGACCGGTGGGGTGGTCTACCGGGACCCGGGCGCGGTCCACATGCTCACCAACGTCGGGGACACGACGTACCTCGCGCGCCTCGTCGAACTGAAGTAA
- a CDS encoding LLM class F420-dependent oxidoreductase: MRVCVFVEPHRGATYDDQLRFARSVEESGFEGFFRADHYQSMGTDPGLPGPTDAWLTLAALSRETSRIRLGTLVSSATFRLPGPLAVLVAQVDQMSGGRVELGIGAGWYEREHTSYGIPFPPVVERFDRLAEQLEVVTGLWRTPVGGTYHHDGRYYRLVDAPALPKPTQVPGPPIIVGGKGPKRTPELAARYADEFNMPFRSVPDTATAYERVREACDRHGRTASGRAPLVLSAGISVAVGRTDAEARRRGTPLHVRSALPAEDAVIGSPAQLVDRLGEFAAVGTTRVHLRLIELDDLDHLELIAAEVLPQLEDR; encoded by the coding sequence GTGCGGGTCTGCGTCTTCGTCGAACCGCACCGGGGAGCCACCTACGACGACCAGCTCCGATTCGCCCGTTCGGTGGAGGAGAGCGGCTTCGAGGGATTCTTCCGGGCAGATCACTATCAGTCGATGGGGACGGACCCCGGCCTGCCCGGTCCGACGGACGCCTGGCTGACCCTGGCCGCGCTGTCCCGGGAGACCTCCCGGATCCGGCTGGGGACCCTGGTCAGCTCCGCCACGTTCCGCCTGCCCGGTCCGCTGGCCGTACTGGTCGCGCAGGTCGACCAGATGAGCGGCGGCCGGGTCGAGCTGGGCATCGGCGCCGGCTGGTACGAACGGGAGCACACCTCCTACGGCATCCCGTTCCCACCAGTGGTGGAACGCTTCGACCGGCTGGCCGAGCAACTGGAGGTCGTCACCGGCCTCTGGCGGACCCCGGTCGGCGGGACGTACCACCACGACGGCAGGTACTACCGGCTGGTGGACGCTCCCGCCCTGCCCAAGCCCACGCAGGTGCCCGGCCCGCCGATCATCGTCGGCGGCAAAGGGCCGAAGCGCACCCCCGAACTGGCCGCCCGATACGCCGACGAGTTCAACATGCCGTTCCGGAGCGTGCCGGATACCGCCACGGCGTACGAGCGGGTGCGCGAGGCGTGCGACCGGCATGGCCGGACCGCCTCGGGACGCGCCCCGCTGGTGCTCTCCGCCGGGATCTCGGTGGCGGTCGGGCGCACCGACGCCGAGGCTCGGCGACGGGGCACACCGCTGCACGTCAGGAGCGCGCTGCCTGCGGAGGACGCGGTGATCGGCTCGCCCGCCCAACTCGTCGACCGGCTCGGTGAGTTCGCCGCCGTCGGCACCACCCGGGTTCACCTGCGCCTGATAGAACTCGACGACCTGGACCATCTCGAACTGATCGCCGCCGAGGTACTGCCCCAACTGGAGGACCGATGA
- a CDS encoding ABC transporter ATP-binding protein, with amino-acid sequence MIRLSGVSRTFSGRSGQVEALRGIDLDVAEGEFVAVLGRSGCGKSTLLRLIAGLLPVTGGTVEVDGTPITRPRPDIAMLFQRPALLPWRSVLDNVLLPVEIFGWSRRKHRDRARDLLDVAGLAGFEKRLPHELSGGMQQRVSLCRSLIAEPRVLLMDEPFSALDALTREELSVELQRVHMQNQATIVFVTHSIDEAVLLADRVVVLSPRPGRIRKVVDVDIPRPRSLGRNAHLADVARVSADLHELLMEREPTPAGAKES; translated from the coding sequence ATGATACGACTGTCGGGGGTCTCCCGCACTTTCTCCGGTCGCTCGGGGCAGGTCGAGGCGCTGCGCGGTATCGACCTGGACGTCGCCGAGGGCGAGTTCGTCGCCGTGCTCGGGCGATCCGGCTGCGGCAAGTCCACCCTGCTCAGGCTGATCGCCGGGCTTCTCCCGGTCACCGGCGGAACGGTCGAGGTGGACGGCACGCCGATCACCCGTCCCCGGCCCGACATCGCCATGCTGTTCCAACGCCCGGCGCTGCTGCCCTGGCGCAGCGTGCTGGACAACGTCCTGCTGCCCGTGGAGATCTTCGGCTGGAGCCGGCGCAAGCACCGGGACCGGGCCCGTGACCTGCTCGACGTGGCCGGACTCGCCGGCTTCGAGAAGCGGCTGCCGCACGAGCTCTCCGGCGGCATGCAGCAGCGGGTGTCGCTCTGCCGCTCGCTGATCGCCGAGCCGCGCGTCCTGCTGATGGACGAGCCGTTCTCCGCCCTCGACGCGCTCACCCGCGAGGAACTCTCCGTCGAGTTGCAGCGCGTGCACATGCAGAACCAGGCCACCATCGTGTTCGTCACCCACTCCATCGACGAGGCGGTGCTCCTCGCCGACCGGGTGGTCGTGCTGAGCCCTCGGCCCGGCCGGATCCGCAAGGTGGTCGACGTCGACATCCCCCGGCCGCGCAGCCTGGGTCGCAACGCGCACCTGGCCGACGTCGCCCGGGTCAGCGCGGACCTGCACGAGCTGCTGATGGAGCGCGAGCCGACACCGGCCGGGGCGAAGGAAAGCTGA
- a CDS encoding ABC transporter substrate-binding protein — translation MRRLTRTVAVAALATALALVSACSSGSDSGSGSGDGASMRKVTYLTSFGNFGRDSYVWVAKEKGFFKEAGFDVDIKPGQGTGGVIQTIVGGQADFGPIDLTGGILQLGGGDDKPKDFVAVAAIQQRTMAAIVTTQDRGIASPKDLEGKTLADTPFSVVRNLFPTYAKLAGIDNSKVKWVNGEAQALMGILASGQVDGIGQFVVGAPTVRAVAKKEPVVLPYSNVMTDLYGNALITSKKIAKEEPEMVKRFTAALLKGLEYSLANTKEAGDILKKNVAEANPAAAAAELELMAGYVRSSNSGTALGALDSGRVAKSIAILQGAGALKQNITPEQVVDFNLAPKA, via the coding sequence ATGAGAAGGTTGACCCGCACTGTTGCCGTGGCCGCGCTGGCCACGGCACTGGCTCTGGTCTCCGCTTGCAGCAGTGGTTCCGACTCCGGCTCCGGCAGTGGCGACGGCGCATCGATGCGCAAGGTGACGTATCTCACCTCGTTCGGTAACTTCGGCCGGGATTCCTACGTCTGGGTGGCGAAGGAGAAGGGCTTCTTCAAGGAGGCCGGCTTCGACGTCGACATCAAGCCGGGCCAGGGCACCGGTGGTGTCATCCAGACCATCGTCGGCGGACAGGCCGACTTCGGTCCGATCGACCTGACCGGTGGCATCCTCCAGCTCGGCGGCGGGGACGACAAGCCCAAGGACTTCGTCGCCGTGGCTGCCATCCAGCAGCGCACCATGGCTGCCATCGTCACCACCCAGGACAGGGGCATCGCGTCCCCCAAGGACCTGGAGGGCAAGACCCTCGCCGACACCCCGTTCTCCGTCGTCCGGAACCTCTTCCCGACCTACGCCAAGCTGGCCGGCATCGACAACAGCAAGGTGAAGTGGGTCAACGGCGAGGCCCAGGCCCTGATGGGCATCCTGGCCTCCGGCCAGGTTGACGGCATCGGCCAGTTCGTCGTGGGTGCGCCCACGGTGCGGGCGGTGGCGAAGAAGGAGCCGGTCGTGCTCCCGTACAGCAACGTGATGACCGACCTCTACGGCAACGCCCTGATCACCTCCAAGAAGATCGCCAAGGAGGAGCCGGAGATGGTCAAGCGATTCACCGCCGCGCTGCTCAAGGGCCTCGAGTACAGCCTGGCCAACACGAAGGAGGCCGGCGATATCCTGAAGAAGAACGTCGCCGAGGCCAACCCGGCCGCCGCCGCCGCCGAGCTGGAGCTGATGGCCGGCTACGTCCGGTCCAGCAACTCCGGTACGGCCCTCGGCGCGCTGGACAGCGGCCGGGTCGCCAAGAGCATCGCGATCCTCCAGGGCGCCGGGGCGCTCAAGCAGAACATCACCCCGGAGCAGGTCGTCGACTTCAACCTGGCTCCGAAGGCCTGA
- a CDS encoding ABC transporter permease has translation MTDLQERAAEPATTKLTPGQVVSRQLGPGSAAIGLPLLGVLVALAAWWLVTSVFELVHPASLPPPQDVYRALVENWSVLLEAAGATTLSTVVGFLLSTVAGVLIGLALAASRRVERMFSPLLVAVNAVPKIALGPLLVVSLGWGQRPILTMVFLLCFFPIVLSTATGLTTTPADLAELARSLNASWWQAFRKVRFPAALPQIFVGLKVAMPLAAIGAVIGEFQAGEAGLGYQILQFNGVGAYSTSWAAIVLIAAMSILLYFALVLLERLALPWVRATTSSR, from the coding sequence ATGACGGACTTGCAGGAGCGGGCTGCGGAGCCCGCGACAACGAAGCTGACCCCGGGCCAGGTGGTGTCCCGTCAACTCGGTCCCGGGTCGGCGGCCATCGGCCTGCCACTGCTCGGCGTCCTCGTCGCGCTGGCGGCGTGGTGGCTGGTCACGTCGGTGTTCGAGTTGGTCCACCCGGCCTCGCTGCCCCCGCCGCAGGACGTCTACCGGGCGCTGGTCGAGAACTGGTCGGTGCTGCTGGAGGCGGCCGGGGCGACCACCCTCTCCACCGTCGTCGGCTTCCTGCTGTCGACGGTGGCGGGTGTCCTGATCGGCCTGGCGCTGGCCGCGTCCCGGCGGGTGGAGCGGATGTTCTCGCCGCTGCTGGTGGCGGTCAACGCGGTGCCGAAGATCGCGCTCGGACCGCTGCTGGTGGTCTCCCTCGGCTGGGGGCAGAGGCCCATCCTCACCATGGTGTTCCTGCTCTGCTTCTTCCCGATCGTGCTCTCCACGGCGACCGGGTTGACCACCACGCCGGCCGATCTCGCGGAACTGGCCCGATCGCTGAACGCCTCCTGGTGGCAGGCGTTCCGCAAGGTGCGTTTCCCGGCGGCGCTGCCCCAGATCTTCGTCGGGCTGAAGGTCGCCATGCCGCTGGCCGCGATCGGCGCGGTGATCGGGGAGTTCCAGGCCGGTGAAGCCGGCCTCGGCTACCAGATCCTCCAGTTCAACGGCGTCGGCGCCTACTCCACCTCGTGGGCCGCGATCGTCCTGATCGCGGCGATGAGCATCCTGCTCTACTTCGCGCTGGTGCTGTTGGAACGGCTGGCCCTGCCCTGGGTCCGCGCCACCACCTCCAGCCGCTGA
- a CDS encoding ABC transporter substrate-binding protein, with protein sequence MSPFRTVTTAALASAVLATTLTGCQFGEEPQDTSPIVIGADLELSGPQAALGKAYQRALELKVDQLNASGALGSRKVDLRVKDNRSDAAESQRNVGDFGNDSSIAAVIMGGCNECAAGAVRTINEKRVPTIALAATSATVADSEQRSYVFKLAPNAVDNANALASELTRRGVKEVALLHSDDDYGREGRTALEAELTKAGIELPAIEAVKATDTDVTRPVETLIEDKPDALVLWTPSEQATLATTAAAKAKFKGSVFFDAAAAGELFLGSSARSVEQATLVFTQTMVIDDVIATTPAKAARRQWFREYTARYGGYNGFSSFAADAVQLIVDAELRAGGEPGRVDRNVLRDVLETSQMDGLSGPIRMTPDNHSGLMPQALTTLVAQGGRWRLAG encoded by the coding sequence TTGAGCCCCTTCCGCACCGTGACCACCGCGGCGCTCGCATCGGCCGTCCTGGCCACCACGCTCACCGGCTGCCAGTTCGGCGAGGAGCCCCAGGACACCAGCCCCATCGTGATCGGCGCCGACCTCGAACTCTCCGGCCCTCAGGCGGCGCTCGGCAAGGCGTACCAGCGTGCCCTGGAGCTCAAGGTCGATCAGCTGAACGCCTCCGGCGCCCTGGGCAGCCGCAAGGTCGATCTCAGGGTCAAGGACAACCGCTCCGACGCCGCCGAGTCGCAGCGCAACGTCGGTGACTTCGGCAACGACTCGTCGATCGCCGCGGTCATCATGGGCGGCTGCAACGAGTGCGCCGCCGGCGCGGTCCGCACCATCAACGAGAAGCGGGTCCCGACCATCGCGCTGGCCGCGACGAGCGCGACCGTCGCGGACAGCGAGCAGCGCTCGTACGTGTTCAAGCTCGCCCCGAACGCCGTCGACAACGCCAACGCCCTCGCCAGCGAGCTGACCCGGCGCGGGGTCAAGGAAGTGGCGCTGCTGCACAGCGACGACGACTACGGGCGGGAGGGCCGTACCGCCCTGGAGGCCGAGCTGACCAAGGCCGGAATCGAGCTGCCGGCGATCGAGGCGGTCAAGGCCACCGACACCGACGTCACCCGGCCGGTGGAGACGCTGATCGAGGACAAGCCCGATGCGCTGGTGCTCTGGACCCCGTCCGAGCAGGCGACGCTCGCCACCACCGCGGCCGCCAAGGCGAAGTTCAAGGGCTCGGTCTTCTTCGACGCGGCAGCCGCCGGGGAGCTCTTCCTCGGCTCCTCGGCCCGCTCCGTGGAGCAGGCCACCCTGGTCTTCACCCAGACCATGGTGATCGACGACGTGATCGCCACCACGCCGGCCAAGGCCGCCCGCCGGCAGTGGTTCCGGGAGTACACCGCCCGCTACGGCGGGTACAACGGCTTCTCCTCGTTCGCCGCGGACGCCGTACAGCTGATCGTGGACGCCGAACTGCGGGCCGGTGGCGAGCCCGGCCGGGTCGACCGGAACGTCCTGCGCGACGTGCTGGAGACCTCCCAGATGGACGGCCTCTCCGGACCGATCCGGATGACCCCGGACAACCACTCCGGGCTGATGCCCCAGGCGCTGACCACCCTGGTCGCTCAGGGCGGGCGGTGGCGGCTCGCCGGGTGA
- a CDS encoding sensor histidine kinase has translation MSTAPTTLPESGQPTQEKRRRRLPRLRDARIRSKLALILVVPVAAVIALATVRLVSVGEGAYEANAARTLTALSVDISALTQDLHRERMAAATYLASPAAKPDSFNLHVRRTDQRVEQYNAQRRELGEPPTAVRDRLRIIDDHLATLNATRQEVVDRRQMPVSAAVLRYGVVLADMVAYGDALAQLPGDGALADSRRAVAAFGRAKAAVAEEEAVAFSALAANRIDEEQFSSFVATLTSQQEALVAFTLAADPTQRSLVDNTVTGDAVVLADRVGADITRSVGQPRALVRAEDATFAIGAVNDLMRWTEVQLQDRLFNQTNDARTAVIRQAVVESLLVLLTLVIAVTLAIVLARSLNHSLRRLREGALSVANHDLPEAVKRLQDMGNVGDNGVEEVVREVRDPIKLTNKDEVGQVALAFNVVHREAVRIAAEQAALRASVSAMFLSLARRSQTLVDRMIGELDAIERGEEDPKRLAQLFELDHLATRMRRNDENLLVLAGADSAVPRRDDALLVDVLRAAQSEVELYNRIEFGTVDTDISVAAHAVNDVVRLVAELLDNATRFSPPTTTVVADGRRIRDYVLIQIEDRGLGLTDEQLDSLNRRLAAPSTVDVAAFRLMGLAVVSRLASRYGIRVELRRNVEGGTVAQVTLPNSTVVLPQGRGGGRDQALPRPRQPLAVEQAPAAGPPAPFGDPLAGAGRTSSAILTSDQWRTNPTPTRWPASNEARDTGPAVNVGGHTTASPSLAGSAFNPTAPATGNGLAGTPTTAFPTLNPLPQRSPAQDRPQPTQPPSALPAGPVAGPVVTPSPAVAPLAPPPSVAPLTAPAVPARRPDEPAEAPIFREMETAWFRTHGNDATAIFARPQFDEPVASAPAAAPTTEVPQLPKLPGRTPGATVAPATQPPPPSYTPPAVPTAPTPAPVLEPVATPPVPAPEPTPIPAPVAQAEPVPAPAPASADSWRTAADEGWSRAVKAAEPAPSGTTRSGLPKRVPQAQLVPGGVEPKGTRASTRRTPDEVRGLLSAYHRGVQRGRTAGADLNSNSTKETSR, from the coding sequence GTGAGCACCGCACCTACGACCCTGCCCGAGAGCGGTCAGCCCACTCAGGAGAAGCGACGGCGTCGGCTACCCCGGCTGCGCGACGCGCGGATCCGGTCCAAGCTGGCGCTGATCCTCGTCGTGCCGGTCGCCGCGGTCATCGCGCTGGCCACCGTACGTCTCGTCTCGGTCGGTGAGGGCGCCTACGAGGCCAACGCGGCCCGCACGTTGACCGCGTTGTCGGTCGACATCTCGGCGCTCACCCAGGACCTGCACCGGGAGCGGATGGCGGCCGCCACCTACCTCGCCTCGCCCGCCGCCAAGCCGGACTCGTTCAACCTGCACGTCCGTCGTACGGACCAGCGGGTCGAGCAGTACAACGCCCAGCGGCGCGAGCTGGGCGAGCCGCCCACGGCGGTCCGCGACCGGCTCCGGATCATCGACGACCACCTGGCCACCCTCAACGCCACCCGGCAGGAGGTGGTGGACCGGCGGCAGATGCCGGTCTCCGCGGCCGTGCTGCGGTACGGCGTCGTCCTGGCCGACATGGTCGCCTACGGTGACGCGTTGGCCCAGCTCCCCGGTGACGGCGCGCTCGCCGACAGCCGCCGGGCGGTCGCCGCGTTCGGCCGCGCCAAGGCGGCCGTGGCCGAGGAAGAGGCGGTCGCCTTCTCCGCGCTCGCCGCCAACCGGATCGACGAGGAGCAGTTCTCCTCCTTCGTCGCCACGCTCACCAGCCAGCAGGAGGCGCTGGTCGCGTTCACCCTCGCCGCAGACCCGACCCAGCGTTCCCTGGTCGACAACACGGTCACCGGTGACGCGGTGGTCCTCGCCGACCGGGTCGGGGCCGACATCACCCGCTCCGTCGGGCAGCCGCGCGCCCTGGTCCGGGCCGAGGACGCGACCTTCGCCATCGGCGCGGTCAACGACCTGATGCGCTGGACCGAGGTGCAGCTTCAGGACCGGCTCTTCAACCAGACCAACGACGCCCGCACGGCGGTCATCCGGCAGGCCGTCGTCGAGTCGCTGCTGGTGCTACTCACCCTCGTCATCGCCGTCACCCTCGCCATCGTGCTGGCCCGGTCGCTCAACCACTCGCTGCGCCGGCTCCGGGAGGGCGCGCTCTCGGTGGCCAACCACGACCTGCCGGAGGCGGTCAAGCGGCTGCAGGACATGGGCAACGTCGGTGACAACGGCGTGGAGGAGGTCGTCAGGGAGGTCCGCGACCCGATCAAGCTGACCAACAAGGACGAGGTCGGCCAGGTGGCGCTCGCCTTCAACGTGGTTCACCGGGAGGCGGTCCGGATCGCGGCCGAGCAGGCCGCCCTGCGGGCCAGCGTCTCGGCGATGTTCCTCAGCCTGGCCCGCCGTAGTCAGACCCTGGTCGACCGGATGATCGGCGAGCTGGACGCCATCGAACGTGGCGAGGAGGACCCGAAGCGGCTCGCCCAGCTCTTCGAGCTGGACCACCTGGCCACCCGAATGCGCCGCAACGACGAGAACCTGCTGGTCCTCGCCGGTGCCGACTCGGCCGTGCCGCGTCGCGACGACGCGCTCCTGGTGGACGTGCTGCGCGCCGCCCAGTCCGAGGTGGAGCTCTACAACCGGATCGAGTTCGGCACCGTCGACACCGACATCTCGGTCGCCGCGCACGCCGTCAACGACGTGGTCCGGCTCGTTGCCGAGCTGCTCGACAACGCCACCCGGTTCTCCCCGCCGACCACCACGGTGGTCGCCGACGGTCGGCGGATCCGGGACTACGTGCTGATCCAGATCGAGGACCGGGGTCTCGGCCTCACCGACGAGCAGCTCGACTCGCTCAACCGGCGGTTGGCCGCCCCGTCGACCGTGGACGTCGCCGCGTTCCGGCTGATGGGTCTCGCCGTGGTCAGCCGGCTGGCCTCCCGCTACGGCATCCGGGTGGAGCTGCGGCGCAACGTGGAGGGCGGCACCGTCGCCCAGGTCACCCTGCCGAACTCGACCGTGGTGCTGCCGCAGGGTCGCGGCGGTGGTCGGGACCAGGCCCTGCCCCGGCCGCGTCAGCCGCTCGCCGTCGAGCAGGCCCCGGCGGCCGGGCCGCCGGCCCCGTTCGGCGACCCGCTGGCCGGTGCCGGGCGTACCTCGTCGGCCATCCTGACCAGCGACCAGTGGCGTACCAACCCGACGCCGACCCGGTGGCCGGCCTCGAACGAGGCTCGCGACACCGGACCGGCGGTGAACGTGGGCGGACACACCACGGCCAGCCCGTCCCTGGCCGGCTCGGCGTTCAACCCGACGGCGCCGGCCACCGGCAACGGACTGGCGGGAACGCCGACCACCGCGTTCCCGACCCTCAACCCGCTGCCGCAGCGGAGCCCGGCGCAGGACCGGCCGCAGCCGACGCAGCCGCCCTCGGCGCTGCCCGCCGGCCCGGTGGCCGGGCCGGTCGTCACCCCGTCGCCGGCGGTCGCCCCGCTCGCCCCACCGCCGTCGGTCGCCCCGCTCACCGCGCCCGCCGTGCCGGCGCGGCGCCCGGACGAGCCGGCCGAGGCGCCGATCTTCCGGGAGATGGAGACCGCCTGGTTCCGGACGCACGGCAACGACGCGACGGCGATCTTCGCCCGTCCGCAGTTCGACGAGCCGGTGGCGAGCGCGCCGGCCGCCGCCCCGACCACGGAGGTGCCGCAGCTGCCGAAGCTGCCCGGCCGCACGCCGGGTGCCACGGTTGCTCCGGCGACGCAGCCGCCACCGCCGTCGTACACGCCGCCGGCCGTGCCGACGGCACCCACGCCGGCACCGGTCCTCGAGCCGGTCGCCACCCCGCCCGTCCCGGCTCCGGAACCGACGCCGATCCCCGCCCCGGTGGCCCAGGCCGAACCGGTGCCGGCTCCGGCCCCGGCCAGCGCGGACAGTTGGCGTACGGCGGCGGACGAGGGATGGTCGCGGGCGGTGAAGGCCGCCGAGCCGGCACCCTCCGGTACCACCCGGTCCGGGCTACCGAAGCGGGTTCCGCAGGCGCAGCTCGTTCCCGGCGGCGTCGAGCCCAAGGGCACCCGGGCCAGCACCCGGCGTACCCCTGACGAAGTACGCGGTCTGCTGTCGGCCTACCACCGCGGTGTACAGCGCGGTCGGACGGCCGGTGCGGACCTGAACAGCAATTCGACCAAGGAGACGAGCCGATGA
- a CDS encoding roadblock/LC7 domain-containing protein: MNRPAAMQDMGWLLTNFADSVAGIAHVVAVSADGLLLASSRDLPGDRADQLAAITSGVVSLTEGAARMFSAGGVLQTVIEMDSGYLFLMSISDGSSMAVLAARSCDVGQVGYEMALLVERVGAALVPLPREAVVR; this comes from the coding sequence ATGAACAGGCCAGCGGCTATGCAGGACATGGGTTGGCTGCTCACCAACTTCGCCGACAGCGTGGCGGGTATCGCCCACGTCGTCGCGGTGTCCGCGGACGGGCTGCTGCTCGCCTCCTCGCGTGACCTGCCGGGAGACCGCGCGGACCAGCTCGCCGCGATCACCTCCGGTGTGGTCAGCCTGACCGAGGGCGCGGCCCGGATGTTCAGCGCCGGTGGCGTGCTCCAGACGGTCATCGAGATGGACAGCGGGTACCTGTTCCTGATGTCCATCAGCGATGGCTCGTCGATGGCGGTGCTCGCCGCCCGCAGCTGCGACGTCGGCCAGGTCGGATACGAGATGGCGCTGCTGGTGGAACGGGTCGGGGCGGCGCTGGTGCCGCTGCCCCGAGAGGCCGTGGTCCGGTAG
- a CDS encoding DUF742 domain-containing protein — protein sequence MDRRREDPRGALVRPYAVTRGRTEPRQDIALEAVMTASPTAVAESRFAGHDKHRIATICEGRPQSLAEIAAYTRMPLGVARVLVADMVAESLLTLHTAAPAEAYEERMELLERVLSGLRRL from the coding sequence ATGGACCGGAGGCGAGAGGACCCGCGCGGCGCGTTGGTGCGTCCGTACGCGGTCACCCGGGGACGAACAGAGCCGCGCCAGGACATTGCCCTGGAGGCGGTGATGACGGCGAGCCCCACCGCCGTCGCCGAATCCCGATTCGCCGGCCATGACAAGCATCGCATCGCCACGATCTGCGAGGGGCGTCCGCAGTCTCTGGCGGAGATCGCCGCGTACACCCGTATGCCGCTGGGCGTGGCCCGGGTACTGGTCGCCGACATGGTGGCCGAGAGTCTGCTGACGCTACACACTGCCGCTCCCGCCGAGGCGTACGAGGAGCGGATGGAACTGCTTGAGAGGGTGCTAAGTGGACTTCGCAGGCTATGA
- a CDS encoding GTP-binding protein yields the protein MDFAGYDPAGARRNRGITSAKIVIAGGFGVGKTTLVGAVSEITPLTTEAVMTAAGVGIDDPSKVPGKQTTTVAMDFGRITMAEDLILYLFGTPGQTRFWFMWDEIIKGAVGAAVLVDTRRITDAFAPLDYFENRKLPYVVALNSFDGAPRYDLEEVREALAISPQVPLILTDARHRESVKQVLVNVVQHAMLRLQSEHGRGRGYPAPVG from the coding sequence GTGGACTTCGCAGGCTATGACCCCGCCGGGGCACGCCGTAACCGGGGTATCACCTCCGCGAAGATCGTGATCGCGGGCGGGTTCGGCGTGGGCAAGACAACCCTGGTCGGCGCGGTCTCGGAGATCACCCCGCTGACCACCGAGGCGGTGATGACGGCGGCGGGCGTCGGTATCGACGACCCGTCCAAGGTGCCGGGGAAGCAGACCACCACGGTCGCCATGGACTTCGGCCGGATCACCATGGCCGAGGACCTGATCCTCTATCTCTTCGGCACCCCGGGCCAGACCCGGTTCTGGTTCATGTGGGACGAGATCATCAAGGGTGCGGTGGGGGCCGCCGTGCTGGTGGACACCCGCCGGATCACGGACGCGTTCGCGCCGCTGGACTACTTCGAGAACCGCAAGCTGCCGTACGTGGTGGCGCTCAACAGCTTCGACGGCGCGCCGCGTTACGACCTGGAGGAGGTCCGGGAGGCGCTGGCGATCTCGCCCCAGGTGCCGCTGATCCTGACCGACGCCCGGCACCGGGAGTCGGTCAAGCAGGTCCTGGTGAACGTCGTCCAGCACGCCATGCTCCGCCTCCAGTCCGAGCACGGCCGGGGTCGCGGCTACCCCGCCCCGGTCGGCTGA
- a CDS encoding GntR family transcriptional regulator, with product MPESAAYLQIADQVIADVRSGKLKGGDQLPSVDETRATYDVSYGTVQMAYARLEALRVIRRQQGKGVFVNDPALRMREP from the coding sequence ATGCCCGAATCAGCCGCATATCTCCAGATTGCCGATCAGGTGATCGCTGACGTCAGATCCGGAAAGCTGAAGGGTGGCGATCAACTGCCGTCCGTCGACGAGACACGAGCGACCTACGACGTCAGCTATGGCACCGTGCAGATGGCCTACGCCCGGCTGGAAGCTCTACGGGTGATCCGGCGACAGCAGGGCAAGGGGGTCTTCGTCAACGACCCAGCACTCCGGATGCGGGAGCCCTGA
- a CDS encoding DivIVA domain-containing protein — MAQVYRSGQPYGTGLPNRLTPHEVRTREFSPRRRGVDGDEVRAFLVDVADEVADLYRRLNLLDQENERLKRVLRDWQTLHTRECRPNRGHW; from the coding sequence GTGGCCCAGGTGTATCGCTCCGGACAGCCCTACGGCACCGGCCTGCCGAACCGGTTGACTCCGCACGAGGTACGCACCCGCGAGTTCAGCCCGCGTCGGCGCGGTGTCGATGGCGACGAGGTACGCGCGTTCCTGGTCGACGTGGCCGACGAGGTGGCCGACCTGTACCGCCGGCTGAACCTGCTCGACCAGGAGAACGAGCGGCTCAAGCGAGTGCTGCGTGACTGGCAGACCCTGCACACGCGGGAGTGCCGGCCCAACCGGGGGCACTGGTAG